The following nucleotide sequence is from Candidatus Methylomirabilota bacterium.
CGCGCTCCCCATGAGGAGCAGCACGGTGATGCCGAAGGCCGCACGGAAGCTCACGCGGCTCACGGCTTGCTCCGCACGAAGACGATACGGGGATCGAGATACGTGTAGACCAGGTCCATGACCAGATTGATGACGACGAAGATCGTAGCCAGCATCGCGACGATGGCTTGCACCAGGGGATAGTCGCGGCTGAAGATCGCGTCAACCGCGAGCCGGCCCACACCCGGCCAGGCAAAGATCGTCTCGGTGATGACCGCGCCCCCCAGGAGAATCCCGAATTCCAGGCCGACGATGGTGACGAGGGGGATGGCCGCGTTCTTGAGAGCGTACTTGTACGTGACGAGAAAGGCGCGCACGCCCGCGGCCCGCGCGGTGCGCACGTAGTCCTGGGCCAGCACCTCGAGCATCCCCGAGCGCGCCATGCGGGCGATGCGCGCCATCGAGAAGGCGCCGAGCGCGGTGGCGGGCAAGACGAGCGACGTGAGCCCGTCGCGCCCCGCCGCCGGGAACCAGCCGAGCCAGACCGCGAACACCATGATCAGGAGGAGTCCGAGCCAGTATACCGGCATCGCCTGGCCCATCAGGACACCCACCGAGCAGATCGCGTCGAGCAGGGAGTTGCGCCGCAGCGCGGAGAGGATGCCGGCGGGGACGGCCACCGCGAGGGCGAGGCCGAGCCCGGCCGCAGTCAGCTCGAGGGTGGCGGGGAGCGTCTGGAGGATCAAGGTAAGGGCGGGAATCTGGTGCTTGAACGAAAGCCCGAAGTCGCCGCGGACGGCGCGCGAGAGGAAGCGCACGTACTGAACGGCCAGGGGATCGTCCAGCCCGAGGAGGGCGCGCAGCTGCCGCACATCCTCCTCGCGCGCCTCGAGCGGCAGGAGCAGGCGCGTGGGATCGCCCGTGAGGTGGAGAAGCCCGAAGACGATGACCGAGACGCCGAGGAGGACGAGGAGACTTTGTAGGAGCCGCCGCAGGACGTAGGCGAGCATGAGCGGCGCCTCCCCTCAGCCTCCCCTGAGGGGAAGAGGGACTAGAAGGAGATCTCGGTCAGCCGTATCGACTCGTCGCCCCGTGGCGTCCACTTGAGCCGGTTGTTCACCCCGTAGATGTCCATCTGCTGGTAGCCGAAGAGCCACGGCGCCTCCTCGCGGATGAGGCGGAGGAGCTGGCTGTAGAGCTGCTTCCGCTTGTCGGTGTTCATCTCCGACCGCGCCTGCTCCATCAGCTTGTCCACCTCCGCGTTCGAGAACTGCGAGACCGGCTCGCCGGTGTGGAGGTTCGGCGTCACCCAGTGATCGGGCTCGAGGCTCGGCAGACACCAGCCGTTCATGAAGATGTCCTCGGTCTTGTGGTCGAGCACCGAGCGGACGTAACTGCCCCACTCGCCTATGATCTTCACGTTGGTCTTGATGCCGTTCTCGGTGAGCTGGCCCGCCACCGCCTGCGCGATGTCCTTGTCCATCGCCCATCGACCGTTGGGGGCCTGAAGGGTGAGCTGGATATTCGTCTGCCCCGCGGCGGCCAGGAGCTCCTTGGCCTTCTTGGGGTTGTAGTCATAGAAGGGGATCGAGGGATCGTAGCCCCACACGTTGGGCGGCATGGACGAGTTGATCCGCTTGCCGTTGCCGAGAAGCACGCTGTCGATGATCCCCTGGACGTCCACCGCGTGGTTGATCGCCTGGCGGACGCGCTTGTCCGCGATGGGACCACCTTTGATCTGGGCGAGACCGAAATAGATGATGCGGCAGCTCGGCATCTTCTCGACCCGGACGCTCTTCGTGGTCGCCAGCGCCTGGAGCTGGTCGGGCGGCACGTTGA
It contains:
- a CDS encoding ABC transporter permease, whose product is MLAYVLRRLLQSLLVLLGVSVIVFGLLHLTGDPTRLLLPLEAREEDVRQLRALLGLDDPLAVQYVRFLSRAVRGDFGLSFKHQIPALTLILQTLPATLELTAAGLGLALAVAVPAGILSALRRNSLLDAICSVGVLMGQAMPVYWLGLLLIMVFAVWLGWFPAAGRDGLTSLVLPATALGAFSMARIARMARSGMLEVLAQDYVRTARAAGVRAFLVTYKYALKNAAIPLVTIVGLEFGILLGGAVITETIFAWPGVGRLAVDAIFSRDYPLVQAIVAMLATIFVVINLVMDLVYTYLDPRIVFVRSKP
- a CDS encoding ABC transporter substrate-binding protein, with the protein product MRRAIWSVATILVIFAATGGVGFGTRGQVWAAGERDVTIAQGIDAEFLDVQMTNNIVTLIINTSIYDTLLTRDKQLQLVPNLATSYKLVSERVWEVKLRQGVKFHNGEAFDATAVKFSFERINRADFKSPQKGWFSTIEAVEIVDPFTVRFHTKVPDPAMPARMTLMYQLAPKYIAQVGDAQANLKPVGTGPFKFVEWTKNDKIVVEANDAHWSGKPAVRRATWRPIPELGARIAALQTGQADLIVNVPPDQLQALATTKSVRVEKMPSCRIIYFGLAQIKGGPIADKRVRQAINHAVDVQGIIDSVLLGNGKRINSSMPPNVWGYDPSIPFYDYNPKKAKELLAAAGQTNIQLTLQAPNGRWAMDKDIAQAVAGQLTENGIKTNVKIIGEWGSYVRSVLDHKTEDIFMNGWCLPSLEPDHWVTPNLHTGEPVSQFSNAEVDKLMEQARSEMNTDKRKQLYSQLLRLIREEAPWLFGYQQMDIYGVNNRLKWTPRGDESIRLTEISF